Proteins encoded together in one Argiope bruennichi chromosome 1, qqArgBrue1.1, whole genome shotgun sequence window:
- the LOC129989648 gene encoding FK506-binding protein 15-like isoform X3: MDDEDGDFSLSTAARSRLSSLFVGDNTSGDVNQALTFTAPKQPRKNENLQNNPETFKLLIAAVVHAYKLKDGNYANQGKLGCAILGLHENSSYKFLLYKGKQIQVTACSIVPSFKFNIQPNNYVSIFDEKNENWSINFESETTLTDFAKQVALAKANSEGKNQSSLIIQELALGEGPSVDNGDAAEIRYSCWSLSNYSFGQFLDSNMQSESAFRLRLGKTKVIKGLSDGLIGAQKGTKRLLIIPPSLITEGATPSVPLNTTVIFEILVVKVKLSRESSHSPSPIKVPEAASEKKPELLPRPSISQEDNIRLRGASISEQLSQSPKKDKAQIISRMAKMGTATLPFQGAVAAHVSSESENEEEISPEEIPAHPNSSRIESSKSFTKPSSRKNSGSSVASQSAHLQAAQPQLLPENVALQVTQQSSQMALSSQVALPTQQAFVSPSPTVSFSTYQTAFPAQFPMHNLAGIMPTSMADTHLPLLITETRSQNTEVRLSLSKITDKIDTVLQKVDDLRLQQGRMPCVTPTPFLDSALLVQNIERIVQENKQLKEDVEAKNSKIQSLNEKICDLFQRNQRFFEESNNMLEQRSDTMQAVSAQSQAKLLNLENEKAKLSSDLLNATSKLAAMEEELNKSLKLENQLKQRLQEYEVRIERQSKDLNLEKESLVMSLQEKVKNAEDEREILIKNLSDLETQCKQLLESKTILEKLLKENESKVDEIRAGKGLKESHDDDSTNNVKMELLREENSKLLREKEELQSLIQELQKKLTTSEVFAESQERKCHELQSDLENSLTWKKKYEIFYERTRAMKEKYEDQINEFVAEIKQLKAAGSNPTPANFTGEIKKVMNALFKILQGKFEPNSSYQGSKVLELTLQSIRVLTFQMLEMKNRVPSTSSENDVESGKVINNTAGASFAAETDSSQSQASSLESSVNSTDAIVQQNGLNETHNTNTSCSPPVSGGVEASSDGDKSGNENNSEKPESKLVEETPSKQSECEQNGVDNSSDSKLSETSDSSKAEKTKTPSKETKDINRASPDIWRPQPPPLFDDDDDDDDNDDDWLK, translated from the exons atCTCGTTTATCAAGTTTATTTGTGGGAGATAATACAAGTGGAGATGTAAACCAAGCACTCACCTTTACTGCACCTAAACAACCAAGAAAAAATG AAAATCTTCAGAATAATccagaaacttttaaattattaattgctgCTGTTGTTCATGCTTATAAATT GAAAGATGGAAACTATGCAAATCAAGGCAAATTAGGTTGTGCAATTTTAGGACTTCATGAAAATTCCAGT taCAAATTCTTGCTGTACAAAGGTAAACAAATTCAAGTTACTGCATGTAGTATTGTTCCCAGTTTCAAGTTTAAT attcagCCTAATAACTATGTTAGCATTTttgatgagaaaaatgaaaactgGTCTATTAACTTTGAATCTGAGACAACACTCACAGATTTTGCCAAGCAG gtaGCATTAGCAAAAGCAAATAGTGAAGGTAAAAACCAGTCTTCACTAATTATTCAGGAGTTAGCCTTAGGTGAAGGTCCATCTGTTGATAATGGCGATGCTGCTGAAATAAGATATTCTTGTTGGAGTTTATCAAACTATTCATTTGGGcag ttctTAGATAGCAATATGCAATCCGAATCAGCCTTCCGATTACGACTTGGGAAAACAAAAGTTATTAAG GGTTTATCTGATGGCTTGATTGGTGCTCAAAAAGGCACTAAACGCTTGTTAATCATTCCACCCAGCCTAATTACTGAGGGTGCTACTCCATCTGTTCCTTTAAATACTACTGTGATTTTTGAAATACTTGTGGTCAAA gTAAAACTTTCTCGTGAGTCATCCCATTCTCCCAGTCCCATAAAAGTTCCAGAAGCTGCATCTGAAAAGAAACCTGAGCTGTTGCCACGTCCATCTATTag tcAAGAGGACAACATACGCTTGAGAGGAGCTTCCATTTCTGAGCAATTATCTCAG AGTCCTAAAAAAGACAAGGCACAGATAATATCTCGCATGGCCAAAATGGGAACAGCCACTCTTCCTTTTCAGGGTGCAGTTGCAGCTCATGTGAGCAGTGAATCTGAAAATGAG GAAGAAATTTCCCCAGAAGAAATTCCAGCCCATCCAAATAGCTCTAGAATTGAATCATCAAAATCTTTTACAAAGCCTAGTTCCAGGAAAAATTCTGGCTCTAGTGTAGCTTCTCAGTCAGCCCATTTGCAAGCTGCACAACCTCAACTTTTACCAG aaaatgttgcTTTGCAAGTTACACAGCAATCTAGTCAAATGGCTTTGAGTTCTCAAGTAGCTTTGCCAACTCAGCAAGCATTTGTG AGTCCAAGTCCTACTGTGTCATTTTCTACCTATCAGACAGCCTTTCCAGCTCAATTTCCAATGCATAACTTGGCTGGAATAATGCCAACTAGTATGGCAGATACCCACTTACCATTGCTCATTACAGAAACACGAAGCCAGAATACAGAAGTTCGACTTTCCTTAtcaaaaattactgataaaattgACACTGTGTTACAAAag GTTGATGACTTGCGGTTGCAACAGGGCCGGATGCCTTGTGTTACTCCAACTCCTTTCTTAGACAGTGCTCTGCTAGTTCAAAACATTGAAAGGATTGTGCAG gAAAACAAGCAACTGAAAGAAGATGTTGAAGCAAAGAATTCCAAAATACAGTCTCTCAATGAAAAAATTTGTGATCTCTTCCAAAGAAATCAAAG GTTTTTTGAAGAGAGTAATAATATGTTGGAACAAAGAAGTGATACAATGCAAGCTGTTTCTGCTCAATCACAGGCCAaacttttgaatttagaaaatgaaaag GCAAAGCTCTCATCAGATTTGTTAAATGCAACTTCTAAACTTGCGGCAATGGAAGAGGAGTTGAATAAGTCTCTAAAGCTTGAGAATCAGTTAAAACAAAGACTACAGGAATATGAAGTGAGGATTGAAAGGCAGTcaaaag aTCTCAATTTAGAGAAAGAATCACTGGTGATGTCTttacaagaaaaagtaaaaaatgctgAAGATGAGAgagagatattaataaaaaatttaagtgacTTGGAAACACAATGTAAACAATTACTGGAATCTAAAACCATTCTTGAAAAA cttttgaaagaaaatgaatcaaaagttGATGAAATCAGAGCTGGGAAGGGCTTGAAAGAATCACATGAT GATGATTCTACTAATAATGTTAAAATGGAATTACTCAGGGAAGAAAACAGCAAATTATTGAGAGAAAAGGAAGAATTACAATCATTGATTCAAGAACTTCAGAAGAAG CTTACAACTTCTGAAGTATTTGCAGAAAGTCAAGAAAGGAAATGCCATGAACTTCAATCAGatcttgaaaattctttaacTTGGAAAAAAAAG tacgaaatattttatgaaagaactcgggcaatgaaagaaaaatatgaagatcaaattaatgaatttgtgGCAGAGATAAAGCAGTTGAAGGCTGCTGGTTCTAATCCTACACCTGCCAACTTTACTGGAGAG attaaaaaagtaatgaatgctTTGTTTAAAATCCTGCAAGGaaagtttgagccaaattcatCCTATCAAGGCTCAAAAGTACTTGAATTGACTCTTCAAAGTATTAGG gtTTTAACATTCCAAatgcttgaaatgaaaaatagagTCCCATCCACTTCCTCAGAAAATGATGTTGAATCTg GTAAGGTAATAAACAATACAGCTGGAGCCTCTTTTGCAGCTGAAACTGATTCATCTCAGTCCCAAGCAAGCAGTCTTGAAAGTTCAGTTAATTCCACAGATGCAATAGTTCAACAAAATGGATTAAATGAAACCCATAATACTAATACCAGCTGCAGTCCCCCTGTTTCAGGAGGCGTAGAAGCATCTAGTGATGGCGATAAatcaggaaatgaaaataattctgaaaaaccAGAATCTAAATTAGTAGAAGAAACACCATCAAAGCAAAGTGAATGTGAACAGAATGGCGTGGACAATAGTTCAG ATTCAAAACTTAGTGAAACTTCTGATTCATCTAAAgctgaaaaaacaaaaactcCTTCAAAAGAAACTAAAGATATAAACCGTGCATCTCCTGAT